In the Oncorhynchus nerka isolate Pitt River linkage group LG6, Oner_Uvic_2.0, whole genome shotgun sequence genome, GCTCACCTGACGGAGCGCCAGGTGAAGAATACAATCCTCTTCAGCCTCTTGTTGTAGAAGAAGTAGTTGAAGGACCAGAGGCTGCCTTCCTCCCCAAAGGGGTCTGAGTCCAGGTCAGGATTGTAGCTGAGGACAAAGAGGGGACATATAAATACACTTCATATACAGGCAGCAAACAAGAATCagaaaacatactgtacatgtaccttcacacacaacacacctgtATATGTCACATTCCTGCAGGCTAATTTCCTGGTCGATGAAGTTCCACAGCTCTGGCCCCAGGGAGTTGAACTCCACTCCAACTGATGAGTACAGGCTGCCGTTGACTGCATTCGTCACCTGGATGGAGGCACGGTACACAATCGTTACAACTTCTCATTCTCCTTACAGATGAATAGACCTCTTTAAGGCCTTTGCTGTATGTCGGATTCAGACTTCTGCGATTATCACGTCACTGTGCGACGTTGCCAGATTGTACGACTTTCTTCAGGTCTGCAATTGGCTTGCGAGGCTACGTCAGCAGACACAGGCTGTCAACTGCAGCGGTGTATTTCCCCCAGGGCATGTGCCAACACCAGCAGCGAAAGCCTCAGTCTATGCTTATGCGCGAGTGAAGTGAGTTTGGAAAAACAAAGAATACATCTTAGAAAAAGTTCACGTACAAAACGTTATTTGTCCGAACTCAGAATCAAAAATCTGCTTCCCCAAAATAACTGTGGTAGAACGTTTTATTTTGACTGGAGATTTTGTGCATTCCTCAAAATCCCATCAGGTAGCCTAAACAATATGATTATTAGGGAAATTATTATTCTTGCACAGCATGCAAAAGTTTCAATCAAACTATTATACAAATTTGACTATTCACAATAATCGTATTATTGTGTGCATACTCTGTGCCGGCCATGTTCCTATTGGTCAGTCACCGGGATCGGCTCGTAACACCTAGCCACACGACAAAGGCAAAACAAATCTGACACCGAGAACTTTGTCAGAGCCTACGGCTAAAATCGTACGGTCTGCAAAGGCCTTACAAGCAGCGGTGTCAAACTCAATTCCCGAAGGGCCTCCGTTGTACTTGTTTGATCAATTAAGACGATTTATTAGTTAGGTTATAATTAAAAGGTTATTGATAAGTCACTTGGTTGTCGAGGTCTTAATTAGACAAACTGAAAGGTGATCAAAAGGAACCAGCAGACACACGGCCCTCCCAGGAATTGAGCTTGACACCTCTATCTTACCAGCCTGTGATATTCCATAAGGCCCTTGTAGAAAATTCACCATCTCCCCCTTATGTGTATGGCTTTGTAACAATGTGCTCCCGGGACTTGCATGGAATGATTCAGAGCATCTGTATGTGAGCAATTCTGAAATTAGCCTTGAACGGCTGTTTTAATTGAGCTGGTTTAAAGTCATCCCAATGTGGTCTAATCATGAGAGGAACGGAGGTAGCGCTACTGACACAGTTGAGGCTGGGCTCCCGGCTGAACTCGTGGCCCCGAGCTGCACTGAAGTCGTAGTCGGGCCTGAATGACTCGTTGAGCGTGGTGATGAGGTAGAACAATGTCTTCCTGCAACACTTGTCACTCAGAGGGTTCTCACCATCCTCACTGCTCTTCCCTAGTCTGCGCAAAACAATGGAGATGAGTAGAGAGTGGAGTTATTTGGTTGGGAAGTAAAAAAAAAGATTCTCCATTCATGTGCCACAACTGACAGTGCGATACAACACCAGTATCTACAGAGtagtattcattagtgcacactgtAGGAAAACATTTCACAATGGAAAACAAAAACAGGTAGTCCCTCCCCATTGGTATCGGTTTCATTCCTAGTGATCAGACCTGTGTTATGAAAACATTGTGTGGCTGTGGTCCTTACTGGGGTGGGCTCGTGGCGCTGGACTGGGGGGGCGAGAGGGCCTCTAGGACATGTGGTTCCCCTTCCTGGCAGAACTGCTTAAACATGTGCTTGTCATCACCAGCCATCTTGCAGGAGTAGCTCTCGAtcctaaagagagagacaaaacccAGAGTTAAACTGTTGGCATTGTATTAAAAGTGGAATTCCATTCATTTACTGACTGCGGAGGACATGGGTATTGTCTCAAACTAATCATGTCCCTAATTCAATAATGCAAACCGTACAGTATCTCATCTACTGGCCCTCCCACATTGTATATTTATTTGTGTTTATTGCTTTGAACAAGTCTCGGTTGTCTGTTTCATTGAGTTCCAGTTGAGGTATGTGGATGGAATGGCACTACGTTGAGGGAGTCGTGCAGGGTCTGATCATGTTTATCCCCCCCTCCAACCTTAGCTATGCAAGAGAAGAGGTTGTGCAACTCAAACTCTGGCTCAGACACACTGTGGCCCAGTCTAAGTATAGGAAGGGGCAAAGGTCAGGTGGGTGTCACATGACTGGCTAGTTTCTATTAACAGACAAATgggactcaccacctggattgagtaggtcttatgtagcaaaatgtgaaagtgtttatttttattttttacattggatcAAAAGTAGAGActgagctacaaaatggtatgtcatatactgcatttgaggaaagtaattctgccttgaaagttgatcaacttgtaaactcacttttgagaaaatggcctttgaatgaatgttttggtatctagtgaagagcttATTTGTGTTTATTGCTTTGAACAAGTCTCGGTTGTCTGTTTCATTGAGTTCCAGTTGAGGGATGTGGATGGAATGGCACTACGTTGAGGGAGTCGTGCAGGGTCTGATCATGTTTCGCATCGATCACACCCTctaaagctttagccccacccatctcgtttcgcTCTAGGAGCGCACACTCGACGCTGTGGCCAATGATTTGTTcacctctggataacataaaacagTCTAACCAGCTCTACTAGCAACAATTCCATTACACTTTTTTTCAGACATTTACTGACgccggccatattcaatgggtgttgtacacacgtcacgtaacgttagctagttaaacaacgaacaaagtgccaacaatgcctaacattaggctctaattAGAAAAGCAAACCGCTCTGGGAAACGAATAATAACCTCCGCTaaggagccagccagctagcgttagctagctaacagtacactttagcttaaccCTTGTGTAAGGGTAAAAAAAATGACCCGCCACTATATTTAATTGCAGAGAAAATCCCTGAAACAATATTTTTTCAACTTGAAATTATGACTTTTCCTAGCAtgaccccaacattagaaaaagtgaaacatcacctttgttcatatttccatgaaagctgtacaccactggggtacaaagattgtcttagggtcattttGACCCGCCagttataaaataatttacacacacaccaaacacacacacagaaatagggattgtgtgctactgattgaactcagaCAAAATAAACACTTTATTGTGCATGTGCAGCATCTCCCCTCCACGAAAAAACACGACTCAAGTTCAgacaaaataaaaacaacaaaatTAACATTTATTGAAAGCATTGTTTACTAATGGAAATGCAGTCAGAGGCTGTAAAAAGGTTCTCTTTGCTGTAGTCATAAGTGCACGTTTCAGTGCCCAACAGGTCGCAGATCAGATTTTTTTCAGATACCCAGGAGGAACAAGAGAACAATGATTTAGAAGAGGGTGGTATCTGAAGAATATGGGAAAGAATACAACCCAGAACACAatgcatcatcttcagatgaGGACGAAATCCCCCAAGCTGAAAGGGACATTTTTGCTGTTCTTTGACAAAAATATAACTTGATCCGTGTCACCATGACAACTAGGGTTGGATGGCAGCACAAAATGTcgtaaggatgaccccagggcccacaagacatgcagttgccAATGCCCAGGACATCGGCTCAAATTTCTAGAAGTTCATCACACCAACCATCAAAAAAATCTTCCTGGAGATGACAAATTTGAAGTGTTTCCGTAAATATGGAGACAACTGGAAAAGGATGGATGAGATTGACCTGCGTgcctacatagggctgctaatcttaACAGTTGTGTATAGCTCCCGTGGCGAAGGGCTACATGTAGTCTCTGAGATGCTGCGAGTGGAAGGACGATTTTCCGAATGCTACGATTTGATAGCAGTGAGTCAAGACGTGCAAGATGTGAGAGAAACTGGCagccataagagaggtctgggagaagtgggtggagcgtctgccatacctctacaaccctgggcctgaagtaacagtggatgagcaactggttccattcagaggtacatttttattttcatatctgaAATGTGATTTTCACTGTTCATTTTATTATGTATTGCTGTAAAATCATTGATTTGCGATTGTTTTCTGTGACATTGATACTAATTGCTGATGGTAATCTCTTTTGTCCAAAGGTTGCTGTCCTTTACAGAAGTATATGCCCAGCAAGCCAGCAAAGTATGGCATCAAGATATGGGTGGCCTGTGATCCACAATCCAGTTACGATTGGAAGATGCAAGTCTACATAGGGAAGCCGACCAGTGGAGGCCCGGAGAAGAACCAGGGGATGCGGGTTGTGCTTAATgtgacagatggactgaggggGCACAATTTCACCTGTGACAATTTCTTCACTTCTTATGAagtcagccagcagctcctgaagaggaagatcaccatggttggcacagttagaaagaacaagtCTGAGCTCCACCCTGCACTCctcaacaagggggagagagaccttcccaaagtttgccttcacccccaTCACCACTCTAGTTtttacctcccaaagaggaacaagaatgtggtcctcctgagcacactgaACAAAACAGCTGAGATAAGTGatcgtgaggacaggaagccagccatcattctggactacaactacaaccacaacaaaggagggaggcctggacaaggtgattggaacttacagctgcaggaggatgactgcctgctggcccctggtcatcttccataacatcattgtGTCCTCATATGCCTttgtgatatggaacaagatcaaccctacctggatgcctgataagctTAAAAagagggtgttcctggagcagcttggaaaggcactt is a window encoding:
- the maf1b gene encoding MAF1 homolog, negative regulator of RNA polymerase III b, whose product is MKLLENSSFEALSSQLCVETGESRILGRIESYSCKMAGDDKHMFKQFCQEGEPHVLEALSPPQSSATSPPQLGKSSEDGENPLSDKCCRKTLFYLITTLNESFRPDYDFSAARGHEFSREPSLNCVTNAVNGSLYSSVGVEFNSLGPELWNFIDQEISLQECDIYSYNPDLDSDPFGEEGSLWSFNYFFYNKRLKRIVFFTWRSVSVLSGYGRGCLDKGLDMELNDDDDEEEIEGFTEDRFPKALCV